In Drosophila nasuta strain 15112-1781.00 chromosome 2R, ASM2355853v1, whole genome shotgun sequence, a single genomic region encodes these proteins:
- the LOC132787337 gene encoding tubulin alpha-1 chain, with translation MRECISIHVGQAGVQIGNACWELYCLEHGIQPDGQMPSDKTVGGGDDSFNTFFSETGAGKHVPRAVFVDLEPTVVDEVRTGTYRQLFHPEQLITGKEDAANNYARGHYTIGKEIVDLVLDRIRKLADQCTGLQGFLIFHSFGGGTGSGFTSLLMERLSVDYGKKSKLEFAIYPAPQVSTAVVEPYNSILTTHTTLEHSDCAFMVDNEAIYDICRRNLDIERPTYTNLNRLIGQIVSSITASLRFDGALNVDLTEFQTNLVPYPRIHFPLVTYAPVISAEKAYHEQLSVAEITNACFEPANQMVKCDPRHGKYMACCMLYRGDVVPKDVNAAIATIKTKRTIQFVDWCPTGFKVGINYQPPTVVPGGDLAKVQRAVCMLSNTTAIAEAWARLDHKFDLMYAKRAFVHWYVGEGMEEGEFSEAREDLAALEKDYEEVGMDSGDGEGEGAEEY, from the exons ATG CGTGAGTGTATCTCTATCCACGTTGGCCAGGCTGGTGTCCAGATCGGTAATGCCTGCTGGGAATTGTACTGCTTGGAGCACGGTATCCAGCCTGATGGTCAGATGCCCTCTGACAAGACCGTCGGCGGTGGTGATGACTCATTCAACACCTTCTTCAGCGAGACTGGTGCCGGCAAGCATGTGCCCCGTGCCGTCTTCGTGGATCTGGAGCCCACAGTCGTGGATGAGGTCCGCACTGGTACCTACCGTCAGCTGTTCCATCCCGAGCAGTTGATCACAGGCAAGGAAGATGCCGCCAACAACTACGCTCGTGGCCACTACACCATTGGCAAGGAAATCGTTGATCTGGTTTTGGATCGTATTCGCAAGTTGGCCGATCAGTGCACTGGTCTCCAGGGTTTCCTCATCTTCCACTCGTTCGGTGGCGGTACCGGCTCTGGTTTCACCTCCCTGTTGATGGAGCGTCTGTCTGTGGATTATGGCAAGAAGTCCAAGCTGGAATTCGCCATCTACCCAGCACCCCAGGTCTCCACTGCTGTGGTTGAGCCCTACAACTCCATCCTGACCACGCACACAACTCTGGAGCACTCCGACTGCGCCTTCATGGTCGACAACGAGGCTATCTATGATATCTGCCGTCGTAACTTGGATATCGAGCGTCCCACATACACTAACCTGAATCGTTTGATTGGCCAGATCGTGTCTTCGATCACCGCTTCTCTGCGTTTCGATGGTGCCCTCAATGTGGATCTTACTGAATTCCAGACCAACTTGGTGCCCTACCCCCGTATCCATTTCCCTCTGGTGACCTACGCTCCCGTCATCTCCGCGGAGAAGGCCTACCACGAGCAGCTCTCCGTTGCCGAGATCACCAACGCTTGCTTCGAGCCAGCCAACCAGATGGTGAAGTGCGATCCTCGTCACGGCAAGTACATGGCCTGCTGCATGTTGTACCGTGGTGATGTGGTGCCCAAGGATGTGAATGCCGCTATTGCCACCATCAAGACTAAGCGTACCATTCAGTTCGTGGACTGGTGTCCAACTGGTTTCAAGGTTGGCATCAACTACCAGCCACCCACTGTGGTGCCCGGTGGTGATTTGGCCAAGGTTCAGCGTGCCGTGTGCATGTTGTCCAACACCACGGCTATTGCCGAGGCCTGGGCTCGTCTGGATCATAAGTTCGATCTTATGTACGCCAAGCGTGCTTTCGTCCACTGGTATGTGGGTGAGGGTATGGAGGAAGGCGAGTTCTCTGAGGCTCGTGAGGATTTGGCTGCTCTCGAGAAGGATTACGAGGAGGTCGGCATGGACTCTGGCGATGGTGAGGGTGAGGGTGCTGAGGAGTATTAA
- the LOC132787440 gene encoding enhancer of yellow 2b transcription factor, whose amino-acid sequence MSKSKETGIGTDPECNKNYHLNKSEKVALKDLLQKRLHECGWYKDVEEKIRNTLQERGLSNITHDQLSAEIIPQARALVPEEVRKEMTMRVREALESPLPTIGNGKT is encoded by the exons ATGTCGAAAAGCAAGGAGACTGGTATTGGTACAGATCCAGAGTGTAACAAAAATTACCATCTGAACAAGAGCGAAAAAGTTGCACTCAAAGACCTGCTACAGAAGAGACTGCATGAGTGCGGTTGGTACAAAGACGTCGAGGAAAAGATTCGTAATACGCTTCAAGAACGCGGCTTGTCTAACATTACTCATGATCAGCTTTCAGCGGAGATTATTCCACAA GCACGTGCTCTGGTACCCGAAGAAGTTCGCAAGGAGATGACAATGCGCGTGCGTGAAGCTTTGGAGTCGCCGTTGCCCACCATTGGGAATGGCAAAACATAA
- the LOC132787436 gene encoding pneumococcal serine-rich repeat protein isoform X3: MMMMDTLDAQPMDVAPAVAVAATTVTVNSTLDFTATMVSMAATAESNNNNSNNNNNHMEVADYKEHRKNKKKKREKREKDKEHRHKHREHREHRRHRDRDRERDRDSSSHHQQHQHQSHHHQNSSQNSTSASSSPSSASTTPSATIEYVGGSASASPSYLGASGGAAGAAVAGGGGGAAATTYPHNLKIRFLLSGQRTELSPPTHQTSATAEVNATLATATIATSGTAIATTAAATAATTSTSNSASSSAGASYAKTESSKASSSSSKHGNSSNSGKDSSSSNSAATVAASSSSGNAPSLYVSVPLSTANVPGINLPNSSNASEAHGNPQQQQSAQSPLTTGGGGAYATSGSGNNNSSGSVIQHQSGKSSPALGSLVSSSASGGNTGNLTATTTESGNLKISFEKQTTRVQQLQEQEASPARRSRSRSGESGNHHHHHHTNHQTHQTHHNHQQSQASQQQQQQQQQQQTQHHQLQQQQSLHSSANSSASSSSVSALTTPTKSQSRSGKKRAAALSKSDAAATTTTAAAAAATTSPATSTAATLNTAATATSTVEKLSRGSSSRHSSPHYRATPTPPPQAMLPGGVSSPVVMLQALSSSSIDSPPAVATTRNTRNNSSSNIAAATEHGGSSASSTCSSSSSSMSSTVVSLLDSPVNMSTQSPAQPHVACYRSGSNNATAKPLNKKMLRAQQTQLYQQQQQQQQQQQQQHVNLSNAPSANATSATASASASSSSSPSANSPFVHLQQQPQQQQQQQQKQHQHQDLEILQFTNTNNNASSHTTTTTTTPTTTTNNNNNAAKTTTSSTSTKSNRTPDLNLASNPATTTATTTSSSSNSLLSLNLGSSHNLGSNNTPNSSSNSGGGGGGLKFTYEAQMDVPMLPVSAIKDSPPSSPGSEFGSNLNTNLTTAAINAAAAATAAVAASSNVRKRGRKAKDATLAATTAAAAAAAAAAAATVATQPDLKDVRILQNGCSSNSATAATVAATAAVPPVNAPTPPATPASNASNSGSSNSNSSIIAHTATHMLGNHVNPSSSVAQKLSEQLHMEVQDHAIYTPDSMTSQFAGVPFPGKQRNASNAAAAAAAATATPAPNPLQSMFGGGGINGNMPIPQSLEQLLERQWEQGSQFLMEQAQHFDIASLLNCLHQLQSENLRLEEHVTSLIARRDHLLAVNARLQIPLNNAINNAKAEAHGK; this comes from the exons atgatgatgatggacACATTGGATGCCCAGCCCATGGATGTGGCgcctgctgtggctgtggcagccACCACAGTTACAGTTAACAGCACTCTGGACTTTACGGCCACCATGGTTAGCATGGCAGCGACAgcagagagcaacaacaacaatagcaataacaacaacaatcacatgGAGGTCGCTGATTACAAGGAGCATCGCaagaataagaaaaagaaGCGCGAAAAGCGTGAAAAGGATAAGGAACATCGTCACAAACATCGCGAACATCGTGAACATCGCCGGCATCGTGATCGTGATCGGGAACGTGATCGCGATTCATCCtcgcatcatcagcagcaccAGCATCAGAGTCATCACCATCAGAACAGTAGCCAGAACTCGACATCCGCCTCATCATCCCCATCATCCGCCTCGACGACGCCATCGGCGACCATTGAATATGTTGGCGGCTCAGCATCGGCGTCGCCATCGTATCTAGGCGCCAGTGGAGGTGCCGCAGGAGCAGCTGTGGCcggaggaggaggcggtgCTGCTGCCACCACATACCcgcacaatttaaaaatacgtTTCCTGCTATCCGGG CAACGCACCGAGTTGAGTCCACCCACCCACCAAACATCGGCGACCGCTGAAGTGAATGCCACATTAGCGACCGCCACGATAGCAACCAGCGGCACAGCGatagcaaccacagcagcagcaacagcagccactaCCTCAACCTCCAACAGTGCGAGCAGCTCAGCAGGAGCCAGCTATGCGAAGACAGAGTCGAGCAaggcgagcagcagcagcagtaagcatggcaacagcagcaacagtggcaaggacagcagcagcagcaatagcgcagcaacagttgctgccagCAGCAGTAGCGGCAATGCGCCCAGTCTTTATGTCTCGGTGCCGTTGTCCACCGCCAATGTACCTGGCATCAATTTGCCCAATAGCAGCAATGCGAGTG AAGCGCATGGAAAcccgcaacaacagcaatccgCACAGTCGCCACTAACAACAGGTGGAGGAGGCGCCTATGCAACATctggcagtggcaacaacaacagctctGGCTCTGTTATACAGCATCAGAGTGGGAAATCGTCGCCAGCCTTGGGTTCATTAGTGAGCAGCAGTGCATCAGGTGGCAACACTGGCAATCTGACGGCCACCACCACAGAAAGTGGCAACCTGAAGATCAGCTTTGAGAAGCAGACGACGCGAGTGCAACAGTTGCAAGAGCAGGAAGCATCACCAGCGAGACGCAGCAG ATCGCGCTCTGGTGAAAGTGGCAACCaccatcatcaccatcatacAAATCACCAAACTCACCAAACCCACCACAACCATCAACAATCGCAAGCatcgcaacagcagcagcaacaacaacaacaacagcagacgCAACATCatcagttgcaacaacagcaatcgtTGCACTCCTCTGCCAactcctccgcctcctcctcgTCCGTCTCTGCATTGACCACGCCCACCAAATCACAATCACGATCGGGCAAAAAACGCGCTGCAGCGTTGAGTAAAAGCGatgcagcagctacaacaacaaccgcagcagcagcagcagcaaccacatcgCCAGCGacaagcacagcagcaacattgaacacagctgcaactgcaacaagcACCGTTGAGAAATTGAGTcgcggcagcagcagtcgccACAGCTCACCGCACTAtcgtgccacgcccacaccgCCACCGCAAGCCATGTTGCCGGGCGGTGTCTCCTCGCCTGTTGTCATGTTGCAGGCATTGTCCTCGTCCTCCATCGATTCGCCTCCTGCGGTGGCAACCACGCGTAATAcgcgcaacaacagcagtagcaatattgcagctgccacagagCATGGCGGCAGCTCGGCTTCGTCCActtgctcctcctcctcgtcgtCCATGTCCTCGACTGTTGTCAGTCTGTTAGATTCCCCCGTCAATATGTCCACACAATCGCCAGCTCAGCCGCATGTGGCATGCTACcgaagtggcagcaacaatgcAACCGCAAAGccattaaacaaaaaaatgttgcgtGCTCAGCAAACGCAGTTgtatcagcagcaacaacaacaacagcaacagcagcagcaacaacatgttAATTTAAGCAATGCACCAAGCGCTAATGCCACATCTGCAActgcctcagcctcagcctctaGCTCCTCCTCACCCTCCGCCAATAGTCCATTTGTGCAcctgcaacaacaaccgcagcagcaacaacaacaacagcaaaagcaacatcaacatcaagaCTTAGagattttacaatttactaATACAAATAACAATGCTTCTTCCcacaccacaacaacaacgacaactccaacaaccaccaccaacaacaacaacaacgctgcTAAAACAACAACCTCATCGACGTCAACGAAATCGAACAGAACTCCCGATCTCAATCTGGCGAGCAAcccagcgacaacaacagcaaccaccaccagcagcagcagcaacagtttgtTGAGTCTCAATCTCGGCAGCAGCCACAATctgggcagcaacaacacgcccaacagcagcagcaacagtggcggtggcggtggcggtcTCAAGTTCACCTACGAGGCACAAATGGATGTGCCGATGTTGCCAGTTAGCGCCATCAAGGATTCGCCTCCAAGTTCACCGGGATCCGAGTTTGGTTCGAATCTGAACACGAATCTGACGACGGCAGCAATcaatgctgctgcagcagccacagccgcagtggcagccagcagcaatGTGCGCAAACGTGGACGCAAGGCCAAAGATGCAACACTcgctgcaacaacagcggcagcagcagcagcagcggcggcggcagcagcaacagttgccacgCAACCGGATCTCAAGGATGTGCGCATACTGCAGAAtggttgcagcagcaacagtgcaacagcagcaacagttgctgccacagccgCTGTGCCGCCAGTCAATGCACCCACACCGCCAGCAACACCCGCCAGCAATGcaagcaacagcggcagcagcaacagcaacagctcaaTCATTGCACACACGGCAACACACATGCTGGGCAACCATGTGAATCCCAGCAGCAGTGTGGCCCAGAAGCTGTCGGAGCAACTGCACATGGAGGTCCAAGATCATGCCATCTACACGCCCGACTCGATGACCTCCCAATTTGCTGGCGTTCCGTTTCCCGGCAAGCAGCGCAATGCGAGCAAcgctgctgcggctgcagctgccgcaaCAGCGACGCCGGCACCGAATCCGCTGCAATCGATGTTCGGTGGCGGTGGCATCAATGGCAACATGCCGATACCGCAGAGTCTGGAGCAGTTGCTGGAGCGCCAGTGGGAGCAGGGATCACAGTTTCTCATGGAGCAGGCGCAGCACTTTGACA TTGCTTCATTGCTGAACTGTCTGCATCAGCTGCAGAGCGAGAATCTGCGTCTGGAGGAGCATGTGACCAGTTTGATAGCACGTCGCGATCATCTGTTGGCCGTTAATGCTCGTCTCCAGATTCCGCTAAACAATGCTATCAATAATGCCAAAGCCGAGGCGCATGGTAAGTAG